Within Amycolatopsis sp. cg5, the genomic segment GTTAAGCACCGAGATCGTATGTAGTCGGCTCTCTGCGGCATGGCGGGCACCTCCTCGCATGGCATGTCTAGACCTGTTGGCCTGCTTCTAGTGTCCGATTAATCGGACTGGCCGCGCCACCATCACCACCCTTGACAAGACAAGATCACTCGGTGGATGGGGTTTACTCCACAGTCGGTGATCATCCACGTGCGACGTATACGGCTACTCGTGATCATGCGCTACGGCAAACGAGCGACGAAAAGGGTTTCATGATCACGAACATCGACCCACCCCCGTGTGGGCGCTATACGGCTTGTTCGGGCCTTTGTCGGGCGGTGGCGATGTCGGCGATCAGTTGCCGCGCGTCGGCGTTCTTGGGGTAGAGGGTGGCGGCTTGGCTGATCCAGGCGAGCCGATCGGTTAGCCGCTGCGAGTGCAGGCCCGCGACGGCGGGCAGCGCCTCCCGAGCGGCGGTGAGCCCAGCGGCAGGGTTTCCCGCGCGGAGCTGGTTCGCCGCGATTGCCACTAGGTCAGAGGTTCGCGAGCGGGAATCGGTCGCCGGGCGCGCGTCGCGGGAGCGGGTAGCGTGCTCTAGGGCTTGCGCGCTGTGGCGGCGGTCATGAGCGGCGAGCGCGTTCCACGTCATGCCGCTAATCCCGTCGATTTCGGCCTGTCCCATGAACGCGAGCCAGGACGGCGCGGTGGCCGGGTCGTGTTCGCGGGCGAGGGTGTCCCCGGCGCGGGCGAGCATCTCCGCCGCCTGTGCGGTTTTGCCCATCTCCCCATAGGCCCACCCGGCGTTCAGGGTCAGCAGCGCAGCGGCGCGCGGTGAGTGCGCGTCATCAGCGGAAGCCTGGCCAAGCTGGAAGAGTTTCAACGCCCCGTTGGGGTCTTGGTCATGCAGCAACACCCGCCCAGCCTGAAAAAGAACTTTCGCCGCGAGGTCAGGCCGTCCGGCTTCCTTGGACAGGGCTAACGCGTTCGCGAAATGCTGCCGTGCGCTGTCGCGGTCTCCGGCGTCGAAATGCACCCAACCCGCGACCGAGTGCAGATCCGCGACCGCTACCGCGACCCGGACCCGGACCGCGTCGGAGGCCGCGCGGGCGTCGAGCAGCCCGACCGCCCAATTCAGCTGTCCGTTGATAGCGGAGCGGACCGCGCCACCACCGAGAGCGTCATCTTGCGCGCGATAGAACAGCACCGACCGCTCTAACGCTTCGGCGTCGGCTGTGCCGACCTGGCCCACCGTGGCGGCAGTCGTGGGCCGGACCCGGATACGGTCCCACTCGGTCGTGCTCAACCCGACCA encodes:
- a CDS encoding XRE family transcriptional regulator; translated protein: MRTTIYEQGPPDPQVWEGPRMRAALAARDVGAVFRLLKAHGVSQRRIASLTGQSQPEVSDIVRGRVVMAYDVLARISDGLGIPRGYMGLAYAPGAELTRDEWLAPDGDQGSSWLGTGDAGGEGGSEVERRSFISLAAQAALVGLSTTEWDRIRVRPTTAATVGQVGTADAEALERSVLFYRAQDDALGGGAVRSAINGQLNWAVGLLDARAASDAVRVRVAVAVADLHSVAGWVHFDAGDRDSARQHFANALALSKEAGRPDLAAKVLFQAGRVLLHDQDPNGALKLFQLGQASADDAHSPRAAALLTLNAGWAYGEMGKTAQAAEMLARAGDTLAREHDPATAPSWLAFMGQAEIDGISGMTWNALAAHDRRHSAQALEHATRSRDARPATDSRSRTSDLVAIAANQLRAGNPAAGLTAAREALPAVAGLHSQRLTDRLAWISQAATLYPKNADARQLIADIATARQRPEQAV